From Peromyscus maniculatus bairdii isolate BWxNUB_F1_BW_parent chromosome 8, HU_Pman_BW_mat_3.1, whole genome shotgun sequence, a single genomic window includes:
- the LOC143274467 gene encoding olfactory receptor 1468-like, producing the protein MIMSNQTVISKFLLLGLPILPEHQHLFYALFLAMYLTTVLGNLIIIILILLDSHLHTPMYFFLSNLSFSDLCFSSVTMPKLLQNMQSQDPSITYAGCLTQMYFLMVFGDMESFLLVVMAYDRYVAICFPLHYTTIMSPKLCVCLMVLCWVLTTLYSMLHTILLARLSFCEDNVIPQFFCDISALLKLACSDIYINELMIFIMGGLVSVIPFVLIIVSYVRIVCSILKVSSTHVIHKVFSTCGSHLTVVSLFYGTIIALYIFPSANNSTVKETVMAMMCTVVTPMLNPFIYSLRNRDMKEALIRVLHEKSFFLQ; encoded by the coding sequence GCACCAGCACCTGTTCTATGCCCTGTTCCTGGCCATGTACCTCACCACCGTCCTGGGaaacctcatcatcatcatcctcattctACTGGACTCCCAtctgcacacacccatgtatttttttctcagcaacttgtccttctctgacctctgcttctcctctgtcaCAATGCCTAAATTGCTGCAGAACATGCAGAGCCAGGACCCATCCATCACATATGCAGGCTGCCTGACACAAATGtactttttaatggtttttggaGACATGGAGAGCTTTCTCCTTGTGGTCATGGCCTAtgatcgctatgtggccatctgtttCCCCCTCCATTACACCACCATCATGAGCCccaaactctgtgtgtgtctgatggTGCTGTGCTGGGTACTTACCACTCTGTATTCCATGCTGCACACTATACTCTTGGCTAGATTGTCATTCTGTGAGGACAATGTGATCCCCCAATTTTTCTGTGACATATCTGCCCTGCTCAAGTTAGCCTGTTCTGACATTTATATTAATGAATTAATGATATTTATCATGGGAGGGCTTGTTAGTGTCATCCCATTCGTACTCATTATTGTGTCCTATGTACGAATTGTCTGCTCCATCCTAAAAGTTTCTTCTACTCACGTTATCCACAAGGTCTTCTCCACTTGTGGCTCCCACCTAACTGTGGTCTCACTGTTCTATGGGACAATTATTGCTCTCTACATATTTCCATCAGCTAATAACTCTACTGTGAAGGAAACTGTCATGGCCATGATGTGCACTGTGGTCACTCCCATGTTGAACCCCttcatctacagcctgaggaacagaGATATGAAAGAGGCCCTGATAAGAGTCCT